Proteins encoded together in one Alteribacter keqinensis window:
- the rpmG gene encoding 50S ribosomal protein L33, with product MRVQVTLACTETGDRNYITTKNKRNNPDRIEMKKYSPRLKRHTMHKETK from the coding sequence ATGCGCGTTCAAGTTACATTAGCTTGCACTGAAACTGGTGACAGAAACTACATTACGACAAAAAATAAACGTAATAACCCAGATCGTATCGAAATGAAGAAATACAGCCCACGCCTTAAGCGTCACACTATGCACAAAGAGACGAAGTAA
- a CDS encoding 5-formyltetrahydrofolate cyclo-ligase translates to MEAKEVKRLMRNEVKHHLSKEDPEDLALKTSKIHNILFEQPEWKRAGNVGITLSVGREIDTYEILARGLEENKQMAAPKCDPDKKTLIFYHITSLEQLEDSFYGLKEPDLLKCKKVNEDDLDFLLVPGIVYSDKGYRIGYGGGYYDRFLSGNPSLYTCSLAYEIQLRDNLPTEEHDIAVKSIITEKRFIRP, encoded by the coding sequence ATGGAGGCTAAAGAAGTAAAGCGCCTGATGCGCAACGAGGTGAAACATCACCTGAGTAAAGAAGACCCCGAAGATCTTGCCTTAAAAACAAGCAAAATACATAATATACTTTTTGAACAGCCTGAATGGAAGCGTGCAGGGAATGTAGGGATTACTCTTTCTGTCGGCCGTGAAATTGATACATACGAGATTCTCGCAAGAGGCCTCGAAGAGAACAAACAGATGGCTGCACCGAAGTGTGATCCGGATAAAAAAACGTTGATCTTTTATCACATAACCTCCCTCGAACAGTTAGAGGACAGTTTTTACGGTTTGAAGGAGCCGGACCTGCTGAAGTGCAAAAAGGTGAACGAAGATGATCTTGATTTTCTTCTTGTACCGGGAATCGTGTATTCAGACAAGGGATACAGAATCGGGTACGGTGGAGGCTATTATGATCGTTTTCTTTCAGGAAACCCCAGCCTCTACACATGTTCTCTTGCCTACGAAATTCAATTAAGGGACAATCTGCCCACAGAGGAACATGATATAGCAGTAAAGTCGATCATAACCGAAAAAAGGTTTATTCGCCCATGA
- a CDS encoding DUF92 domain-containing protein → MSVLTVAGIFLLAAGARFKGSLTNSGTLMALLVALFIGAAFDLYGLLILAVFFLTSSILGKVLDKRVESNTIEEKGNRRDARQVLANGGWPAVCAVFYLFTGDSVWLIAFLSGFAAATSDTWASEFGRLSKRCPLDLIRLKPAVKGQSGAVSVIGTLGAAAGSLIIGVSSFLFMFLSEEPFTIYTFVLISVIGFTAQLIDTIAGGTIQALYECPGCGEKTERTRHCGYRTVRIRGMSFINNDVVNHLCTASAVFITWIVYVII, encoded by the coding sequence ATGAGTGTGCTGACTGTTGCGGGTATTTTTCTTCTGGCAGCAGGAGCCCGGTTTAAGGGGTCACTCACAAACAGCGGGACATTAATGGCTCTTTTGGTAGCTTTGTTTATTGGTGCTGCCTTTGATTTGTATGGACTGTTAATCCTTGCTGTCTTTTTTCTTACGTCTTCGATTCTGGGGAAAGTGCTTGATAAGAGAGTTGAGAGTAATACAATAGAAGAAAAAGGTAATCGCCGGGATGCGAGGCAGGTCCTTGCCAATGGAGGATGGCCTGCTGTTTGTGCTGTCTTTTATCTTTTTACCGGGGACAGTGTCTGGCTCATTGCTTTTTTGAGTGGTTTTGCTGCTGCTACCAGTGACACGTGGGCTTCGGAATTCGGTCGTCTGAGCAAAAGGTGTCCTCTTGATTTAATCAGACTTAAACCAGCTGTAAAAGGGCAGTCCGGTGCTGTGTCAGTCATTGGTACTTTAGGAGCGGCAGCTGGAAGTTTAATAATAGGTGTTTCTTCATTCCTGTTTATGTTTCTGAGCGAAGAACCGTTTACCATTTATACGTTTGTTCTCATTTCAGTGATTGGTTTTACTGCTCAATTGATTGATACAATAGCAGGGGGAACGATCCAAGCGTTATACGAGTGTCCCGGGTGCGGGGAGAAAACAGAAAGAACGCGCCATTGCGGGTATCGTACTGTCAGGATCAGAGGCATGTCATTTATAAACAATGACGTTGTTAACCATCTTTGTACAGCCTCTGCCGTTTTTATTACGTGGATTGTGTACGTGATCATCTAA